The following proteins are co-located in the Desulfatibacillum aliphaticivorans DSM 15576 genome:
- the cbiB gene encoding adenosylcobinamide-phosphate synthase CbiB, translating to MTPELPLPLWQALIIAFILDMILGDPQGMPHPIRLMGRLIEGWEPRFRRLPIPTVWAGALFTLCLVALVWISAWLVLAAGAAMHPWLGAGLEIIILYFSIAPRCLDKAAYAVEKPLRQGDAEKARAELSMIVGRETKDLTPTQMSRAAVETVAENFVDGVLSPLFWIAVGGAPAAMAFKMTSTLDSMVGYKNEQYILFGKASARLDDVANFIPARLSIPIIALAARLLGLSHKAAFKTAVLEGKNHKSPNAGFPEAAFAGALEIRLNGPAVYHGELVDKPFLGEKFGDPGAEHITKARRLMLASSFLGLLFAVLAAAVF from the coding sequence ATGACGCCCGAGTTGCCCCTGCCTTTGTGGCAGGCCCTTATCATCGCATTCATCCTGGACATGATCCTGGGCGATCCTCAGGGCATGCCCCATCCCATCCGCCTTATGGGCCGGTTGATCGAAGGCTGGGAGCCGCGTTTCCGGCGTCTGCCCATCCCCACGGTCTGGGCCGGGGCTTTGTTCACGTTATGCCTCGTGGCCCTGGTTTGGATCTCCGCCTGGCTGGTTTTGGCCGCGGGCGCGGCCATGCATCCCTGGTTGGGCGCCGGCCTGGAAATAATCATCCTGTATTTCAGCATCGCCCCCCGGTGCCTGGACAAGGCGGCTTACGCCGTGGAAAAGCCCCTGCGCCAGGGAGACGCTGAAAAGGCCCGGGCCGAGCTTTCCATGATCGTCGGGCGGGAGACCAAGGATTTAACGCCTACTCAGATGTCCCGGGCGGCCGTGGAAACCGTGGCGGAAAATTTTGTGGACGGCGTGCTGTCGCCTTTATTCTGGATCGCCGTGGGAGGCGCACCGGCGGCAATGGCGTTTAAGATGACCAGCACCCTGGATTCCATGGTGGGCTATAAAAATGAGCAGTACATCCTGTTCGGCAAGGCCTCGGCCCGGTTGGACGACGTCGCCAATTTTATCCCGGCGCGCCTTTCCATCCCCATCATCGCTCTGGCCGCCCGATTGCTTGGCCTCTCGCATAAGGCTGCATTTAAAACAGCCGTACTGGAGGGAAAAAACCATAAAAGCCCCAATGCCGGATTCCCCGAGGCCGCCTTTGCCGGCGCTTTGGAAATCCGCTTGAACGGTCCGGCCGTGTATCACGGCGAGTTGGTGGACAAGCCCTTTTTAGGAGAAAAATTCGGCGATCCCGGAGCGGAGCACATTACAAAGGCGCGGCGCCTTATGCTGGCCTCGTCTTTTCTGGGATTGCTTTTCGCCGTCTTAGCAGCGGCGGTATTTTAA
- the cobT gene encoding nicotinate-nucleotide--dimethylbenzimidazole phosphoribosyltransferase, giving the protein METNIKNLQDVLDNIQPIDESMVEQAIEHTARLAVPPRALGRLHDIGEKLCGIMGSQDPDVASKAVIVMAGDHGIVDEGVSAFPQEVTGEMVKNFLAGGAGINCLCRHVGAKVIVVDMGMKVDPMALGLETGGIFFSHKIAPGTENFAKGPAMTKEQAEKAILCGFERASALINEGVQVLGTGDMGIGNTTPSAAIGAVLTGASLDDMTGRGTGVDDEGLKRKKAAIQKGIDVNQPNPKDGLDVLAKVGGYEIAGIAGVVLAAAYHKKPVVIDGFISTAGALIAHALCPLAGQYMFAGHCSEEPGHKLMLDHLGLTPILDLGLRLGEGTGGALAMNILEASVKVFKEVLTFEQAGVTNKE; this is encoded by the coding sequence GTGGAAACAAACATCAAAAACCTTCAGGACGTTTTGGATAACATCCAGCCCATTGATGAATCCATGGTGGAGCAAGCCATAGAGCATACAGCCAGGCTGGCCGTGCCGCCCAGGGCTTTGGGCCGGTTGCATGATATTGGCGAGAAGCTGTGCGGAATTATGGGCTCCCAGGACCCGGACGTCGCCTCCAAGGCCGTGATCGTCATGGCCGGAGACCACGGCATTGTGGACGAGGGCGTGAGCGCCTTTCCCCAGGAAGTCACCGGAGAGATGGTCAAGAATTTCCTGGCGGGCGGCGCGGGCATTAATTGCCTGTGCAGGCACGTGGGCGCCAAGGTGATCGTGGTGGACATGGGCATGAAGGTGGATCCCATGGCCTTGGGACTGGAAACCGGCGGCATTTTCTTTTCCCACAAGATCGCTCCGGGTACGGAGAACTTCGCCAAAGGCCCGGCCATGACCAAAGAACAGGCGGAAAAGGCCATCCTGTGCGGGTTTGAAAGGGCTTCCGCGCTGATAAACGAAGGCGTGCAAGTGCTTGGCACCGGCGACATGGGCATTGGAAACACCACTCCATCGGCGGCCATCGGCGCGGTATTGACCGGCGCCAGCCTGGACGACATGACCGGCCGGGGCACAGGCGTGGACGACGAAGGCCTCAAGCGTAAAAAAGCCGCCATCCAAAAAGGAATCGACGTGAACCAGCCCAATCCCAAAGACGGCCTGGACGTTTTGGCCAAGGTGGGCGGCTACGAAATCGCGGGCATAGCCGGGGTCGTTCTGGCTGCCGCCTATCACAAAAAGCCGGTGGTCATTGACGGGTTCATTTCCACGGCGGGCGCTTTGATCGCCCATGCTTTATGCCCGTTGGCCGGGCAGTATATGTTCGCCGGGCATTGCTCGGAAGAGCCGGGACACAAGCTCATGCTGGATCATCTGGGCCTTACGCCCATCCTGGACCTGGGCCTCAGGCTGGGCGAAGGCACCGGCGGGGCCTTGGCCATGAATATTCTGGAAGCGTCGGTCAAGGTTTTCAAGGAAGTCCTGACCTTTGAACAGGCGGGCGTGACCAATAAGGAATAG
- a CDS encoding aminotransferase class I/II-fold pyridoxal phosphate-dependent enzyme, with product MIVGHGGNIAEAAAKMGLKPSDIMDMSSNTNPLGPMPGMLDYLKNSMDCSVNLPEADAGSTTQAFADLHGLDAANVLAAGGTTQFIYSLPRIFSSGKALILGPTYSDYADACLMNNMPFARGFSEPGGSFKHDPADIASAAKDSNLVFWCNPNNPTGDLYTPDEIRWTAEKRPETVFVVDESYLPFVRDYADYSLAKAKLDNVIVLSSFSKIFKVPGLRIGFAVAPPRLKEKLASYQLPWSVGSLAQKAVSFAADNYEDALAYVEKTAGYTAREHKIMEGRAASAKGLTAYPGAAPFVLFKLPERSDAQAVWKGMLENRLLIRNCANFQGLGPAYVRISLKDPQSNAKAVNLLASLANDFIEKESA from the coding sequence ATGATTGTAGGACACGGCGGAAACATCGCCGAAGCAGCAGCAAAAATGGGGCTGAAGCCCTCCGATATCATGGATATGAGCTCCAACACCAACCCCCTGGGGCCCATGCCCGGCATGCTGGACTATTTGAAGAATTCCATGGACTGCTCCGTAAACCTGCCCGAGGCGGATGCGGGGTCGACAACGCAGGCTTTCGCGGATTTGCACGGTCTGGACGCAGCAAACGTCCTGGCTGCGGGCGGCACCACCCAGTTCATCTACTCCCTGCCAAGGATTTTTTCCTCTGGCAAGGCGTTGATTTTAGGGCCGACTTATTCGGATTACGCCGACGCCTGCCTCATGAACAACATGCCTTTCGCCCGGGGCTTTTCAGAACCGGGCGGCAGCTTCAAGCACGATCCAGCGGACATCGCAAGCGCCGCCAAGGACAGCAACCTGGTCTTTTGGTGCAACCCCAACAACCCCACGGGCGACCTGTACACTCCGGACGAAATCCGATGGACGGCTGAAAAGCGGCCCGAGACGGTATTTGTCGTGGACGAGTCGTACCTTCCCTTTGTCCGGGATTATGCAGACTATTCTTTGGCAAAAGCCAAGCTGGATAACGTGATTGTGTTGAGCTCCTTTTCGAAAATATTCAAAGTTCCCGGCCTGCGGATCGGCTTTGCCGTCGCCCCCCCAAGACTGAAGGAAAAACTGGCGTCCTATCAACTCCCTTGGAGCGTGGGAAGTCTGGCCCAGAAGGCGGTTTCGTTCGCAGCGGATAATTATGAAGATGCCTTGGCCTATGTTGAAAAAACGGCCGGTTACACGGCCCGGGAGCATAAAATCATGGAGGGAAGGGCGGCCTCGGCCAAAGGCCTGACAGCCTATCCCGGCGCTGCGCCGTTTGTGCTTTTTAAGCTGCCCGAAAGATCGGACGCCCAAGCCGTCTGGAAAGGCATGCTGGAAAATCGCCTTTTAATTCGGAACTGCGCCAATTTTCAGGGATTGGGTCCGGCTTACGTCCGCATTTCCCTGAAAGATCCCCAATCCAACGCCAAGGCAGTGAACCTGCTGGCCTCCCTGGCGAACGATTTCATAGAAAAGGAAAGCGCATGA
- a CDS encoding cobyric acid synthase: protein MKPKAKKAKCLAAFGTGSDVGKSVIATALCRIFSDRGYAVSPYKAQNMSNNSGVTPEGLEMGRAQIVQAEAARVPPHVDMNPVLLKPVTQIGSQVVLLGKVLQDYSAVQYHQEKTRLFDAACQALDRLRVENDVVVMEGAGSCAEVNLMARDIVNLKMAAYADAPVILTADIDRGGVFAQIVGTLACLEKEQQDQIAGFIINRFRGDITLFKDGVDWIEKKTGKRVFGVLPWFDHFHIQSEDSVVIEHPEAKTDPSKTPTVLVVRIPHISNFTDFDPLFQVKGVAVDFVERVRDLAPYKAVILPGSKSTRNDLDWLEQTGWTAKIREYTQNGGHVLGVCGGYQMLGKEVQDPGGLEGKPGVTKGLGLLPLVTVLKAPKTTTLSNFEWDGVSGAGYEIHMGRTASLEDLNSEKVRSEGLFKVLDRNQQPCRDYDGAMSDNGRVMGTYMHGLFDSPAVLKKWLKSLGLEDLEIAEESGMQARDRQYDMLARHFEKHVDVEALIKEAME from the coding sequence ATGAAGCCAAAAGCCAAAAAAGCCAAATGCCTGGCCGCCTTCGGCACGGGCTCGGACGTGGGAAAAAGCGTGATCGCCACGGCCTTATGCCGGATTTTTTCCGACCGAGGCTATGCGGTCAGCCCGTACAAGGCCCAGAACATGTCCAACAACTCGGGCGTCACCCCCGAAGGCCTGGAAATGGGCCGGGCGCAGATCGTCCAGGCCGAAGCGGCCCGGGTTCCGCCCCATGTGGACATGAATCCCGTGCTGTTGAAGCCCGTCACACAGATCGGCTCCCAGGTGGTTTTGCTGGGCAAGGTTCTGCAGGATTACTCCGCAGTTCAATATCATCAGGAGAAGACTCGGTTGTTTGATGCGGCCTGCCAGGCCCTGGATCGCCTGCGCGTCGAAAATGACGTGGTGGTCATGGAAGGCGCGGGCTCCTGCGCCGAGGTCAACCTCATGGCCAGGGACATTGTAAACCTGAAAATGGCCGCCTACGCGGACGCGCCGGTGATCCTCACCGCGGACATCGACCGGGGCGGGGTTTTCGCCCAGATTGTGGGCACTTTGGCCTGCCTGGAAAAGGAACAGCAGGATCAGATCGCCGGATTCATCATCAACCGTTTTCGCGGCGATATCACGCTATTCAAGGACGGCGTGGACTGGATCGAAAAGAAGACCGGCAAACGGGTTTTCGGCGTGCTGCCCTGGTTCGATCATTTTCATATTCAGTCCGAAGACTCGGTGGTGATCGAGCATCCTGAGGCCAAAACCGACCCCTCCAAAACCCCCACGGTTCTGGTCGTACGCATCCCGCATATTTCCAATTTCACGGATTTCGACCCCCTGTTTCAGGTCAAAGGCGTGGCTGTGGATTTTGTGGAGCGAGTGCGGGATCTGGCGCCTTACAAGGCCGTGATCCTGCCCGGCTCCAAAAGCACCCGGAACGATCTGGACTGGCTGGAGCAAACCGGCTGGACCGCCAAAATTAGGGAGTACACCCAAAACGGCGGGCATGTGTTGGGCGTTTGCGGCGGATACCAGATGCTGGGCAAGGAAGTGCAGGATCCCGGCGGCCTGGAAGGCAAGCCCGGAGTCACCAAAGGCCTGGGCCTTCTGCCCCTTGTCACGGTTCTCAAGGCGCCCAAAACCACCACGCTCTCCAATTTTGAGTGGGACGGCGTTTCAGGCGCAGGCTACGAAATCCACATGGGCCGGACCGCCTCGCTCGAGGATTTGAACTCCGAAAAGGTGCGGTCCGAAGGCTTGTTCAAGGTTTTGGATCGCAACCAGCAGCCTTGCCGGGATTATGACGGCGCCATGTCGGACAACGGCCGGGTTATGGGGACGTATATGCACGGTTTGTTCGATTCTCCTGCGGTCCTGAAGAAGTGGCTGAAAAGCCTGGGCCTGGAAGATCTGGAAATAGCCGAAGAGTCGGGCATGCAGGCCCGAGACCGGCAATACGACATGCTGGCCCGCCATTTTGAAAAGCACGTGGACGTGGAAGCCCTCATCAAGGAGGCCATGGAATAA
- a CDS encoding rhodanese-like domain-containing protein encodes MKDWEKSGYEIEVRNPLPQYDGKYMDAQELAALISRAETQGCKDPDGNPLFTLLDYRTELANNSGENMQVIKTNCPKLIMHLDDFADPVQRGLIPRKGLVVLVCETGNRDPFAMRYLHSHGYDNVAGLRFGMRAWIKEDYAVEEYQY; translated from the coding sequence TTGAAAGACTGGGAAAAGTCCGGTTACGAAATTGAAGTCAGGAACCCCCTGCCGCAATATGACGGCAAATACATGGACGCCCAGGAACTGGCGGCGCTTATCAGCCGGGCTGAAACCCAGGGGTGCAAGGACCCGGACGGAAATCCTTTATTCACCCTTTTGGATTACAGAACCGAACTGGCGAATAATTCCGGCGAAAACATGCAGGTAATTAAAACCAATTGCCCCAAATTGATCATGCACTTGGACGATTTCGCCGATCCCGTCCAAAGAGGCCTGATACCGCGCAAAGGGCTGGTTGTTCTGGTTTGCGAGACGGGAAACCGCGATCCCTTTGCCATGCGCTACTTGCACAGTCACGGATATGACAATGTGGCCGGGCTTCGGTTTGGCATGCGCGCCTGGATCAAGGAGGATTACGCCGTGGAAGAGTA
- the cobS gene encoding adenosylcobinamide-GDP ribazoletransferase — MDLKKLLTNSRFMERLRGLRGAMQFLTTLPAGEIEYFDASVMVAWFPVVGLILGLITACFDFLALNVWAPSTVAVLDVVLLAALSGALHLDGLSDAADGLFSHRPRERALEIMKDSRIGVMGLVAVAACSGIKWGGLSGLEHHRFLAIMAAPALARGGMLFGMKFLPYGRPSGTGGSFFEKPLPTKAFFPMAIPVCLCLGMGAAGVMTIAAFAVSTFTLLAFYKAKMGCITGDMLGAMNEVNEALALLMLSGAWT; from the coding sequence ATGGATTTAAAAAAGCTGCTTACAAACTCTCGTTTTATGGAACGCCTGCGCGGATTGCGCGGCGCCATGCAGTTTCTCACCACCCTGCCTGCGGGCGAGATTGAATATTTTGACGCCTCCGTCATGGTGGCCTGGTTTCCCGTGGTAGGGCTGATCCTGGGCCTTATCACGGCTTGCTTTGATTTTTTGGCGCTGAACGTCTGGGCGCCCTCTACGGTTGCGGTTTTGGACGTAGTCTTGCTGGCGGCTCTTTCCGGCGCCTTGCATCTGGACGGGCTCTCCGACGCCGCCGACGGCTTGTTTTCCCACCGCCCCCGGGAGCGCGCCCTGGAAATTATGAAGGACAGCCGCATCGGCGTCATGGGCCTGGTGGCCGTGGCCGCCTGCTCGGGGATCAAGTGGGGCGGCCTGTCAGGCCTGGAGCATCACCGGTTTTTAGCGATTATGGCGGCGCCGGCCCTGGCCAGGGGCGGCATGCTTTTCGGCATGAAGTTTTTGCCCTACGGCAGGCCCAGCGGCACGGGCGGCTCGTTTTTTGAAAAGCCCCTGCCCACGAAAGCCTTCTTTCCTATGGCGATCCCCGTGTGTTTGTGCCTGGGTATGGGCGCGGCCGGGGTGATGACCATTGCGGCCTTTGCCGTTTCCACATTCACCCTCCTGGCCTTTTACAAAGCCAAGATGGGCTGCATCACCGGCGACATGTTGGGCGCCATGAACGAAGTGAACGAGGCTTTGGCTTTGCTCATGCTGTCAGGAGCTTGGACATGA
- a CDS encoding rhodanese-like domain-containing protein: protein MQRLVWLLIFLSLFVSFPAFGMERFKIVTTEEMRTMLQQREEGKIDFLLVNTLDKLLFDNESIPGSINVPWASVDKAVHRLGTDKDHPIILYCKGYR from the coding sequence ATGCAAAGATTGGTTTGGCTGCTTATTTTTCTTTCCCTGTTCGTTTCTTTTCCCGCGTTCGGCATGGAGCGTTTCAAAATTGTCACCACGGAAGAGATGCGCACCATGCTTCAGCAGAGAGAAGAGGGGAAGATCGACTTTTTGTTGGTGAACACCTTGGACAAATTGTTGTTCGACAACGAATCCATCCCCGGCTCCATCAACGTTCCCTGGGCCAGTGTGGATAAAGCCGTGCACCGCCTTGGGACCGACAAGGATCATCCGATCATCTTGTATTGCAAGGGGTATCGGTGA
- the cbiR gene encoding cobamide remodeling phosphodiesterase CbiR — translation MSYADAKNISLKKAFEFRLGTTSYIIPDDVLPNIAFLADKIDDVELVLFESDELSNIPTPDQVRELKKMAQDNDLTYTVHLPLDTWTGSADESVRKSSVEKIKRVIDRMAPCDPFAYVCHLHGDRRGQNPVDDPALWVDQHVKSLTEIFPLAAPHDICIETLDYPFSMVESVVWDLDLSVCLDIGHLIIGGYNVEEHLDKYLHKARILHLHGVREGHDHTDISHAVPALLDDLMNRINRPGQPERVLTLEIFTQRHLERSLEVLRPYANKA, via the coding sequence ATGAGCTACGCTGACGCAAAAAACATTTCGTTAAAAAAAGCCTTTGAGTTCCGCTTGGGAACAACTTCTTATATCATACCCGATGACGTCTTGCCTAATATTGCTTTTCTGGCGGACAAGATTGACGACGTTGAACTGGTATTGTTTGAATCGGACGAGTTGTCCAATATTCCCACGCCCGATCAAGTTCGCGAACTCAAAAAAATGGCCCAGGATAACGACCTGACATACACCGTCCACTTGCCCCTGGACACCTGGACCGGCAGCGCGGATGAATCCGTGCGCAAATCCTCGGTGGAAAAAATCAAGCGGGTGATCGACCGCATGGCGCCCTGCGACCCTTTCGCCTATGTATGCCATCTGCACGGGGACAGGCGGGGACAAAACCCCGTGGACGATCCGGCTTTGTGGGTGGATCAGCACGTCAAGTCGTTGACGGAGATTTTTCCCCTTGCGGCGCCGCATGACATCTGCATCGAAACCCTGGACTACCCCTTCAGCATGGTGGAAAGCGTGGTCTGGGACTTGGACTTGTCCGTCTGCCTGGACATAGGCCATTTGATCATCGGGGGATACAACGTGGAGGAGCACCTGGACAAATATCTGCACAAAGCCAGGATACTCCATCTGCATGGGGTGCGTGAAGGCCATGACCACACGGATATCTCCCATGCGGTCCCCGCCTTGCTGGATGATCTGATGAATCGCATTAACAGGCCCGGTCAGCCGGAAAGGGTTTTAACCCTTGAAATTTTCACCCAAAGGCATCTGGAACGTTCCCTGGAAGTGCTCCGGCCTTATGCAAACAAGGCTTGA
- the cobU gene encoding bifunctional adenosylcobinamide kinase/adenosylcobinamide-phosphate guanylyltransferase: MKSVFVIGGCRSGKSSIALDLANGQDVSEKIFIATCQPLDDEMEDRVARHQADRGDDWRTVEEPLALAQAIEDNARPGRVILVDCLTLWISNLVLADKTQDQIAETARELAEVIQKAPCPVILVSNEVGAGIVPENALSRLFRDAAGKVNQITAKACDQVQWVVAGIPVIIKG; this comes from the coding sequence ATGAAGTCGGTTTTTGTGATCGGAGGATGCCGGTCCGGAAAAAGCAGCATTGCCCTGGATTTGGCTAACGGTCAGGATGTTTCGGAAAAAATTTTCATCGCCACATGCCAGCCCCTGGACGACGAAATGGAAGACCGGGTAGCCCGGCATCAGGCGGATCGGGGCGACGACTGGCGCACCGTGGAGGAGCCTTTGGCTTTGGCTCAGGCCATTGAGGACAACGCCCGGCCTGGCCGGGTGATTCTGGTGGATTGCCTGACCCTGTGGATTTCCAACCTGGTTCTGGCGGACAAGACCCAGGATCAAATCGCGGAGACAGCCAGGGAATTGGCGGAGGTCATTCAAAAGGCGCCGTGCCCGGTCATTTTGGTTTCCAACGAAGTGGGCGCCGGAATCGTGCCGGAAAACGCCTTGTCGCGCCTGTTTCGGGACGCGGCTGGCAAGGTCAACCAGATCACGGCCAAGGCCTGCGATCAGGTGCAGTGGGTGGTTGCGGGCATTCCCGTGATCATCAAAGGATAG